A region from the Oncorhynchus clarkii lewisi isolate Uvic-CL-2024 chromosome 8, UVic_Ocla_1.0, whole genome shotgun sequence genome encodes:
- the LOC139415106 gene encoding phospholamban-like: protein MEKVQHTMRSAIRRASMVVDVPPQAKQNLQELFVNFSLILICLLLIYIIVLLIPM from the exons ATGGAGAAGGTGCAGCACACGATGCGCTCGGCCATCCGCAGGGCCTCCATGGTGGTGGACGTGCCCCCCCAGGCCAAGCAGAACTTGCAGGAGCTCTTTGTCAACTTCAGCCTCATCCTCATCTGCCTGCTGCTCATCTACATCATCGTGTTGTTGAT ACCTATGTAG